In one Lycium barbarum isolate Lr01 chromosome 7, ASM1917538v2, whole genome shotgun sequence genomic region, the following are encoded:
- the LOC132603568 gene encoding PR5-like receptor kinase → MTYGFKDKHGEGRYGGVYKGDLSDGRAVAVKILKASKGDGEEFINEVASISQTSHVNVVSLLGYCLDGSKRALIYDLMPNGSLEKYIYGDGSLLGLHKLYQIAVGIAKGLEYLHRGCNTRILHFDIKRHNILLDEEFCPKISDFDLEKLCTRKESILSMLGARGTFGYIAPKIISRSFGGVSHKSDVYSYGMMVLEMVGGRKNVKGEVSHTSEIYFPYWAYQHIQLDDELKLHGIIIKEEEETARRMILVGLWCI, encoded by the coding sequence atgaCATATGGATTCAAAGATAAGCATGGTGAAGGACGTTATGGAGGGGTCTACAAAGGTGACCTTTCTGATGGGCGTGCAGTTGCAGTGAAGATCCTAAAAGCATCTAAAGGTGATGGAGAAGAATTTATCAATGAAGTTGCAAGCATCAGCCAAACTTCTCATGTCAATGTCGTATCTCTTTTAGGATATTGTCTTGATGGGAGCAAAAGAGCTCTTATTTATGACTTAATGCCAAATGGATCCCTAGAGAAATACATATATGGTGATGGTTCTCTCTTGGGACTGCACAAATTGTATCAAATAGctgttggaattgctaaaggattggAGTATCTTCACCGTGGATGCAACACAAGAATTTTGCATTTTGACATAAAGCGTCATAACATACTCCTTGATGAGGAATTCTGTCCTAAGATATCAGATTTTGATTTGGAAAAACTATGCACCAGGAAAGAAAGCATTTTATCCATGTTGGGAGCACGAGGGACGTTTGGTTATATTGCTCCCAAAATAATCAGTAGGAGTTTTGGAGGAGTCTCACACAAGTCCGATGTCTATAGTTATGGAATGATGGTTCTAGAAATGGTCGGAGGAAGAAAAAATGTCAAGGGAGAAGTGAGCCATACAAGTGAGATATATTTTCCTTACTGGGCATATCAGCATATTCAGCTAGACGATGAGCTGAAACTACACGGGATTATaatcaaagaagaagaagaaactgcAAGGAGGATGATATTAGTAGGTCTCTGGTGCATCTAA